In Phocoena phocoena chromosome 3, mPhoPho1.1, whole genome shotgun sequence, a single window of DNA contains:
- the NREP gene encoding neuronal regeneration-related protein, producing MVYYPELSVWVSQEPFPNKEMEGRLPKGRLPVPKEVSRKKDGQTEAASLHPLGSSELHSPGISYLLSF from the exons GTTTATTACCCAGAGCTTTCTGTCTGGGTCAGTCAAGAACCATTTCCAAACAAGGAAATGGAGGGAAGGCTTCCTAAG ggaagacttcctgtcCCAAAGGAAGTGAGCCGCAAGAAGGATGGCCAGACCGAGGCTGCCTCCCTGCATCCACTTGGCAGCAGTGAGCTCCACTCCCCGGGAATCAGTTACCTCCTCTCTTTTTAA